The Mangifera indica cultivar Alphonso chromosome 8, CATAS_Mindica_2.1, whole genome shotgun sequence genome has a window encoding:
- the LOC123222394 gene encoding protein TIME FOR COFFEE-like isoform X4 — protein sequence MDRSREARRSNMTATNGLSRRRQRASSLRDSHEEDEEMELQETVRLRDRPNKRDRDKDRDRERERDRDFSNHKSNQKRRRGNSLTQGEEESTEESVADEEEYEIDERRVAHIISHNTTSYSSSSLSNQNSRKSLPLTRHTRPTPPALKAADEMIGVLVPRKARSVSVKRSHENWTSGNGGFWDEHRFSTSSRSIEANSPSSSNVSVRKKMKPSGPKTRLPKVAKSSSSVQQDDIEIEIAEVLYGLMKQSQNSKKEDESIGKPAQKLESEDGICNNQDTKPSVSALAQKDSAASDLGGATKKKKVEVDYSSNPSVSAVKFESEQLPTNSEIYTPEKTSQLNVASCEASNEVDASKVASVMVEPQEEVAKQGDAKLSMEGSDCPSGPVTEKKWVSADKESSATCCKMDSTVTKASSSVLETGSPKVEKFKIDLMAPPMGFSPELDGFNDFPSCPTTIVQDVNTKSLVKDEENADRLVKKETALQEVEERKIEPIEEKSKLMFDLEKPNQDDARDSASKLRHQSQKQEQLAKSGVPKVEKTGQSSSVPFQVALAGCSNGLPPLGYMPPFQTIMPMDGSARSTSTQQPAQFMLIQPRLKRCATHQYIARNIFLNQQFAKTNHLWPAGATSNSLIGSKANSLNIVPSTENLIHGNQLQGRFPVANLSSVQDKGQAKTNFPGLTQKDKSSENASLVDPAQTKQLVLQQAPHPAAAGHFLHAPAFIFPVSQQQAAANQSGPSKSTTSARSASVSGNSTSVIPVSSTALPAVAAAVSYNYPNMAANGAPYLTIVQNEGFTFPVPTPIGTPPAVRGHAQPMPYFNGSFYSSQIFHPSQLQQQQQQQPHSQPLLQAAYQNTTASSASSASHKQTQSQQPRGGSVNGNLLSSTSMLPNQQQKQLVQPSNQNLKLEPEMSGENAPSLGDSRASHNQMSVYGQNFTVPLQPLNFALLPSQILGGTSGGGNHGEKQPQSHQKNLKGGVELIPSQSFSMSFASFGGNSSASNLNFSSMTQNPAIFQPLPDMAQQGYQVSPTAQVALQKNHQLSDVKTGGGSLNHDDGKKASFGKSPASNGQTLVFDHSARTLNFVSSPVTGNWSSRPIASATITTNGSTAANSQNFQQQQLLQLHKQQMLQNQQQSAAAAAQSKAPLNSISSSSIATKLSNNTPMFPQTLVQSNSSGQSPQWKNSARNPTCQVPPTSLVPSNSPTLKNVSQQQQVRSSQTQITFERNSKSGLAPQGQQIPTSSQSQSPLAVGSLASAGNLRTSSSGSKAGSSIPNLQPQQTENSSSSTGQKNSPVCGRNVPSILSTCPSHLSELKY from the exons ATGGATAGAAGTAGAGAAGCTCGAAGATCAAACATGACGGCAACGAACGGATTGTCAAGACGTCGGCAAAGAGCAAGCAGTCTTCGAGATTCACACG aagaagatgaagagatggAGTTGCAAGAGACAGTGAGGTTAAGAGATCGTCCTAACAAAAGAGATAGGGATAAGGATAGggatagagaaagagaaagagatcgAGATTTTTCGAATCATAAGAGTAACCAAAAGCGGAGGAGAGGCAATAGTTTAACGCagggagaagaagaaagtaCTGAAGAAAGTGTAGCGGATGAAGAAGAGTATGAAATTGATGAAAGAAGAGTAGCTCATATAATTTCTCACAATACTACATCATATTCGTCTTCTTCTTTGTCTAATCAAAATAGTAGAAAATCCTTACCTCTGACCAGACACACGCGGCCAACGCCACCGGCTTTGAAGGCCGCTGATGAGATGATTGGAGTCCTGGTCCCGAGAAAGGCTCGCTCGG TTTCCGTGAAAAGGTCGCATGAGAATTGGACCTCTGGAAATGGTGGATTTTGGGATGAACATAGATTTTCGACTTCGAGTCGCAGCATTGAGGCTAATTCACCTTCATCTTCCAATGTTTCAGTGAGGAAAAAGatg AAACCAAGTGGACCTAAGACTCGTCTTCCAAAGGTGGCCAAATCTTCTAGTTCGGTTCAACAAGATGATATCGAGATTGAGATTGCCGAGGTTTTGTATGGGCTGATGAAGCAATCCCAGAAttcaaagaaagaagatgaaagcatCGGCAAACCGGCGCAAAAGCTTGAATCGGAAGATGGTATTTGTAACAATCAAGACACTAAACCATCTGTTTCAGCTTTGGCTCAGAAAGATAGCGCCGCTTCAGATCTCGGTGGTG CcacgaagaagaagaaagtcgAGGTTGATTATTCTTCAAACCCAAGTGTTTCTGCTGTTAAGTTTGAAAGCGAGCAGCTACCAACAAATTCGGAAATATATACACCGGAGAAAACATCTCAACTGAATGTGGCATCTTGTGAGGCATCTAATGAAGTGGATGCTTCTAAAGTTGCCTCTGTGATGGTGGAACCACAGGAAGAGGTAGCGAAGCAAGGTGATGCAAAACTATCTATGGAAGGATCAGATTGCCCCAGCGGTCCTGTGACAGAGAAAAAATGGGTTTCGGCTGATAAGGAATCTTCTGCTACCTGCTGTAAAATGGATTCGACAGTAACAAAAGC GAGTTCAAGTGTACTGGAGACTGGAAGCCCAAAAGTTGAGAAGTTCAAGATTGATCTGATG GCTCCTCCCATGGGATTTTCTCCTGAACTGGATGGCTTCAATGATTTCCCCTCATGTCCTACAACTATAGTCCAAGATGTCAATACG AAATCTTTGGTTAAGGACGAAGAAAATGCAGATAGGCTTGTGAAGAAGGAAACAGCATTACAGGAAGTGGAAGAAAGGAAGATTGAGCCTATTGAAGAAAAGAGCAAACTGATGTTTGATTTGGAAAAGCCAAATCAAGATGATGCAAGAGATAGTGCCAGTAAATTACGACATCAGAGTCAAAAACAGGAACAATTAGCTAAATCTGGAGTTCCTAAAGTGGAAAAAACTG GTCAATCTAGCTCAGTGCCTTTTCAGGTTGCCCTAGCTGGCTGTTCAAATGGTCTTCCACCTCTAGG GTACATGCCTCCATTTCAAACAATTATGCCCATGGATGGGAGTGCCAGATCTACCTCAACTCAGCAG CCTGCCCAGTTTATGCTCATTCAACCTCGGCTAAAGAGGTGTGCTACCCACCAATACATTGCTCGAAATATATTCTTGAATCAGCAGTTTGCAAAGACGAACCACTTGTGGCCAGCTGGAGCTACTTCTAATTCTTTAATTGGGTCTAAAGCCAACAGTCTCAATATTGTTCCTTCCACTGAAAACTTAATTCATGGAAACCAATTGCAAGGAAGGTTTCCCGTTGCAAACCTAAGTTCTGTGCAGGATAAAGGGCAGGCCAAGACCAATTTTCCAGGTCTTACACAGAAAGATAAAAGCTCTGAGAATGCAAGTTTAGTGGACCCAGCACAGACAAAGCAGCTTGTACTTCAACAAGCTCCACATCCTGCAGCTGCTGGTCACTTTTTG CATGCCCCTGCTTTCATCTTCCCTGTAAGCCAACAACAAGCAGCAGCTAATCAATCTGGGCCTTCAAAATCTACTACCTCAGCCAGAAGTGCATCAGTCTCTGGTAATTCAACATCTGTAATTCCGGTAAGCTCTACAGCATTACCAGCAGTAGCTGCAGCTGTGAGTTATAATTACCCGAATATGGCAGCCAATGGAGCACCTTACTTGACCATAGTACAGAATGAAGGGTTTACATTTCCTGTTCCCACCCCTATTGGGACTCCACCAGCAGTTAGAGGCCATGCTCAACCAATGCCTTACTTTAATGGGTCTTTCTATTCATCTCAGATATTTCATCCTTCTCAACTTCAGCAGCAACAGCAACAGCAACCTCACTCACAACCTTTACTACAAGCAGCTTATCAAAATACAACCGCGTCAAGTGCCTCATCAGCATCTCACAAGCAAACGCAGTCTCAGCAGCCACGTGGGGGGTCTGTTAATGGTAACTTATTGAGCTCAACAAGTATGCTACCAAATCAGCAGCAAAAGCAGCTTGTGCAACCATCCAATCAAAATCTCAAGCTTGAGCCTGAGATGAGTGGAGAGAATGCCCCATCACTTGGTGATAGCCGTGCCTCTCACAATCAGATGAGTGTGTATGGACAAAACTTCACAGTGCCACTTCAGCCGCTAAACTTTGCCTTGTTGCCATCACAAATTCTTGGTGGGACAAGTGGTGGTGGAAATCACGGTGAGAAGCAGCCGCAATCACATCAAAAGAATTTAAAGGGTGGAGTTGAGCTCATCCCTTCTCAGTCATTCTCCATGTCATTTGCATCTTTTGGTGGAAACAGTTCAGCTTCAAACCTTAATTTCTCATCTATGACCCAAAATCCGGCAATCTTTCAGCCCCTTCCGGACATGGCCCAACAAGGGTACCAGGTTTCACCCACAGCTCAGGTTGCACTGCAGAAAAATCACCAACTATCTGATGTGAAGACTGGAGGAGGTTCATTGAATCATGATGATGGAAAAAAAGCAAGTTTTGGGAAGTCACCTGCTTCAAATGGACAGACACTTGTTTTTGACCATTCAGCAAGGACTCTGAACTTTGTTTCATCTCCAGTTACTGGAAATTGGTCCTCACGTCCCATTGCCTCAGCTACAATAACCACAAATGGCTCTACCGCTGctaattctcaaaattttcagcAACAGCAACTGCTTCAGCTCCATAAGCAGCAAATGTTGCAAAATCAGCAGCAATCTGCTGCAGCAGCAGCTCAAAGTAAAGCTCCGTTGAACAGCATTTCCTCATCTTCCATTGCTACGAAGCTCTCGAATAACACCCCTATGTTCCCACAAACTCTTGTCCAAAGCAACAGTTCTGGTCAGTCTCCCCAATGGAAGAACTCAGCGAGAAACCCAACCTGTCAAGTTCCTCCAACATCACTCGTACCATCCAACTCCCCAACTCTGAAGAATGTTTCCCAGCAGCAGCAAGTGAGATCCTCACAAACCCAGATAACTTTTGAAAGAAATTCCAAATCCGGCTTGGCACCCCAAGGGCAACAAATACCCACTAGCAGCCAGTCTCAATCTCCCCTAGCTGTTGGATCTTTGGCAAGTGCCGGAAACCTGAGAACAAGTTCCAGTGGCAGCAAAGCTGGCTCATCAATCCCAAATTTGCAGCCCCAGCAGACTGAGAATTCATCATCTAGCACTGGCCAGAAAAACTCCCCTGTTTGTGGAAGAAATGTACCATCCATCTTGAGCACATGCCCCAGCCACCTCTCTGAACTCAAGTACTAA
- the LOC123222394 gene encoding protein TIME FOR COFFEE-like isoform X3 translates to MDRSREARRSNMTATNGLSRRRQRASSLRDSHEEDEEMELQETVRLRDRPNKRDRDKDRDRERERDRDFSNHKSNQKRRRGNSLTQGEEESTEESVADEEEYEIDERRVAHIISHNTTSYSSSSLSNQNSRKSLPLTRHTRPTPPALKAADEMIGVLVPRKARSVSVKRSHENWTSGNGGFWDEHRFSTSSRSIEANSPSSSNVSVRKKMKPSGPKTRLPKVAKSSSSVQQDDIEIEIAEVLYGLMKQSQNSKKEDESIGKPAQKLESEDGICNNQDTKPSVSALAQKDSAASDLGGATKKKKVEVDYSSNPSVSAVKFESEQLPTNSEIYTPEKTSQLNVASCEASNEVDASKVASVMVEPQEEVAKQGDAKLSMEGSDCPSGPVTEKKWVSADKESSATCCKMDSTVTKASSSVLETGSPKVEKFKIDLMAPPMGFSPELDGFNDFPSCPTTIVQDVNTKSLVKDEENADRLVKKETALQEVEERKIEPIEEKSKLMFDLEKPNQDDARDSASKLRHQSQKQEQLAKSGVPKVEKTGQSSSVPFQVALAGCSNGLPPLGRYMPPFQTIMPMDGSARSTSTQQPAQFMLIQPRLKRCATHQYIARNIFLNQQFAKTNHLWPAGATSNSLIGSKANSLNIVPSTENLIHGNQLQGRFPVANLSSVQDKGQAKTNFPGLTQKDKSSENASLVDPAQTKQLVLQQAPHPAAAGHFLHAPAFIFPVSQQQAAANQSGPSKSTTSARSASVSGNSTSVIPVSSTALPAVAAAVSYNYPNMAANGAPYLTIVQNEGFTFPVPTPIGTPPAVRGHAQPMPYFNGSFYSSQIFHPSQLQQQQQQQPHSQPLLQAAYQNTTASSASSASHKQTQSQQPRGGSVNGNLLSSTSMLPNQQQKQLVQPSNQNLKLEPEMSGENAPSLGDSRASHNQMSVYGQNFTVPLQPLNFALLPSQILGGTSGGGNHGEKQPQSHQKNLKGGVELIPSQSFSMSFASFGGNSSASNLNFSSMTQNPAIFQPLPDMAQQGYQVSPTAQVALQKNHQLSDVKTGGGSLNHDDGKKASFGKSPASNGQTLVFDHSARTLNFVSSPVTGNWSSRPIASATITTNGSTAANSQNFQQQQLLQLHKQQMLQNQQQSAAAAAQSKAPLNSISSSSIATKLSNNTPMFPQTLVQSNSSGQSPQWKNSARNPTCQVPPTSLVPSNSPTLKNVSQQQQVRSSQTQITFERNSKSGLAPQGQQIPTSSQSQSPLAVGSLASAGNLRTSSSGSKAGSSIPNLQPQQTENSSSSTGQKNSPVCGRNVPSILSTCPSHLSELKY, encoded by the exons ATGGATAGAAGTAGAGAAGCTCGAAGATCAAACATGACGGCAACGAACGGATTGTCAAGACGTCGGCAAAGAGCAAGCAGTCTTCGAGATTCACACG aagaagatgaagagatggAGTTGCAAGAGACAGTGAGGTTAAGAGATCGTCCTAACAAAAGAGATAGGGATAAGGATAGggatagagaaagagaaagagatcgAGATTTTTCGAATCATAAGAGTAACCAAAAGCGGAGGAGAGGCAATAGTTTAACGCagggagaagaagaaagtaCTGAAGAAAGTGTAGCGGATGAAGAAGAGTATGAAATTGATGAAAGAAGAGTAGCTCATATAATTTCTCACAATACTACATCATATTCGTCTTCTTCTTTGTCTAATCAAAATAGTAGAAAATCCTTACCTCTGACCAGACACACGCGGCCAACGCCACCGGCTTTGAAGGCCGCTGATGAGATGATTGGAGTCCTGGTCCCGAGAAAGGCTCGCTCGG TTTCCGTGAAAAGGTCGCATGAGAATTGGACCTCTGGAAATGGTGGATTTTGGGATGAACATAGATTTTCGACTTCGAGTCGCAGCATTGAGGCTAATTCACCTTCATCTTCCAATGTTTCAGTGAGGAAAAAGatg AAACCAAGTGGACCTAAGACTCGTCTTCCAAAGGTGGCCAAATCTTCTAGTTCGGTTCAACAAGATGATATCGAGATTGAGATTGCCGAGGTTTTGTATGGGCTGATGAAGCAATCCCAGAAttcaaagaaagaagatgaaagcatCGGCAAACCGGCGCAAAAGCTTGAATCGGAAGATGGTATTTGTAACAATCAAGACACTAAACCATCTGTTTCAGCTTTGGCTCAGAAAGATAGCGCCGCTTCAGATCTCGGTGGTG CcacgaagaagaagaaagtcgAGGTTGATTATTCTTCAAACCCAAGTGTTTCTGCTGTTAAGTTTGAAAGCGAGCAGCTACCAACAAATTCGGAAATATATACACCGGAGAAAACATCTCAACTGAATGTGGCATCTTGTGAGGCATCTAATGAAGTGGATGCTTCTAAAGTTGCCTCTGTGATGGTGGAACCACAGGAAGAGGTAGCGAAGCAAGGTGATGCAAAACTATCTATGGAAGGATCAGATTGCCCCAGCGGTCCTGTGACAGAGAAAAAATGGGTTTCGGCTGATAAGGAATCTTCTGCTACCTGCTGTAAAATGGATTCGACAGTAACAAAAGC GAGTTCAAGTGTACTGGAGACTGGAAGCCCAAAAGTTGAGAAGTTCAAGATTGATCTGATG GCTCCTCCCATGGGATTTTCTCCTGAACTGGATGGCTTCAATGATTTCCCCTCATGTCCTACAACTATAGTCCAAGATGTCAATACG AAATCTTTGGTTAAGGACGAAGAAAATGCAGATAGGCTTGTGAAGAAGGAAACAGCATTACAGGAAGTGGAAGAAAGGAAGATTGAGCCTATTGAAGAAAAGAGCAAACTGATGTTTGATTTGGAAAAGCCAAATCAAGATGATGCAAGAGATAGTGCCAGTAAATTACGACATCAGAGTCAAAAACAGGAACAATTAGCTAAATCTGGAGTTCCTAAAGTGGAAAAAACTG GTCAATCTAGCTCAGTGCCTTTTCAGGTTGCCCTAGCTGGCTGTTCAAATGGTCTTCCACCTCTAGG CAGGTACATGCCTCCATTTCAAACAATTATGCCCATGGATGGGAGTGCCAGATCTACCTCAACTCAGCAG CCTGCCCAGTTTATGCTCATTCAACCTCGGCTAAAGAGGTGTGCTACCCACCAATACATTGCTCGAAATATATTCTTGAATCAGCAGTTTGCAAAGACGAACCACTTGTGGCCAGCTGGAGCTACTTCTAATTCTTTAATTGGGTCTAAAGCCAACAGTCTCAATATTGTTCCTTCCACTGAAAACTTAATTCATGGAAACCAATTGCAAGGAAGGTTTCCCGTTGCAAACCTAAGTTCTGTGCAGGATAAAGGGCAGGCCAAGACCAATTTTCCAGGTCTTACACAGAAAGATAAAAGCTCTGAGAATGCAAGTTTAGTGGACCCAGCACAGACAAAGCAGCTTGTACTTCAACAAGCTCCACATCCTGCAGCTGCTGGTCACTTTTTG CATGCCCCTGCTTTCATCTTCCCTGTAAGCCAACAACAAGCAGCAGCTAATCAATCTGGGCCTTCAAAATCTACTACCTCAGCCAGAAGTGCATCAGTCTCTGGTAATTCAACATCTGTAATTCCGGTAAGCTCTACAGCATTACCAGCAGTAGCTGCAGCTGTGAGTTATAATTACCCGAATATGGCAGCCAATGGAGCACCTTACTTGACCATAGTACAGAATGAAGGGTTTACATTTCCTGTTCCCACCCCTATTGGGACTCCACCAGCAGTTAGAGGCCATGCTCAACCAATGCCTTACTTTAATGGGTCTTTCTATTCATCTCAGATATTTCATCCTTCTCAACTTCAGCAGCAACAGCAACAGCAACCTCACTCACAACCTTTACTACAAGCAGCTTATCAAAATACAACCGCGTCAAGTGCCTCATCAGCATCTCACAAGCAAACGCAGTCTCAGCAGCCACGTGGGGGGTCTGTTAATGGTAACTTATTGAGCTCAACAAGTATGCTACCAAATCAGCAGCAAAAGCAGCTTGTGCAACCATCCAATCAAAATCTCAAGCTTGAGCCTGAGATGAGTGGAGAGAATGCCCCATCACTTGGTGATAGCCGTGCCTCTCACAATCAGATGAGTGTGTATGGACAAAACTTCACAGTGCCACTTCAGCCGCTAAACTTTGCCTTGTTGCCATCACAAATTCTTGGTGGGACAAGTGGTGGTGGAAATCACGGTGAGAAGCAGCCGCAATCACATCAAAAGAATTTAAAGGGTGGAGTTGAGCTCATCCCTTCTCAGTCATTCTCCATGTCATTTGCATCTTTTGGTGGAAACAGTTCAGCTTCAAACCTTAATTTCTCATCTATGACCCAAAATCCGGCAATCTTTCAGCCCCTTCCGGACATGGCCCAACAAGGGTACCAGGTTTCACCCACAGCTCAGGTTGCACTGCAGAAAAATCACCAACTATCTGATGTGAAGACTGGAGGAGGTTCATTGAATCATGATGATGGAAAAAAAGCAAGTTTTGGGAAGTCACCTGCTTCAAATGGACAGACACTTGTTTTTGACCATTCAGCAAGGACTCTGAACTTTGTTTCATCTCCAGTTACTGGAAATTGGTCCTCACGTCCCATTGCCTCAGCTACAATAACCACAAATGGCTCTACCGCTGctaattctcaaaattttcagcAACAGCAACTGCTTCAGCTCCATAAGCAGCAAATGTTGCAAAATCAGCAGCAATCTGCTGCAGCAGCAGCTCAAAGTAAAGCTCCGTTGAACAGCATTTCCTCATCTTCCATTGCTACGAAGCTCTCGAATAACACCCCTATGTTCCCACAAACTCTTGTCCAAAGCAACAGTTCTGGTCAGTCTCCCCAATGGAAGAACTCAGCGAGAAACCCAACCTGTCAAGTTCCTCCAACATCACTCGTACCATCCAACTCCCCAACTCTGAAGAATGTTTCCCAGCAGCAGCAAGTGAGATCCTCACAAACCCAGATAACTTTTGAAAGAAATTCCAAATCCGGCTTGGCACCCCAAGGGCAACAAATACCCACTAGCAGCCAGTCTCAATCTCCCCTAGCTGTTGGATCTTTGGCAAGTGCCGGAAACCTGAGAACAAGTTCCAGTGGCAGCAAAGCTGGCTCATCAATCCCAAATTTGCAGCCCCAGCAGACTGAGAATTCATCATCTAGCACTGGCCAGAAAAACTCCCCTGTTTGTGGAAGAAATGTACCATCCATCTTGAGCACATGCCCCAGCCACCTCTCTGAACTCAAGTACTAA